In Macrobrachium rosenbergii isolate ZJJX-2024 chromosome 16, ASM4041242v1, whole genome shotgun sequence, a single genomic region encodes these proteins:
- the LOC136846960 gene encoding piggyBac transposable element-derived protein 4-like translates to MARNKFELILRFIHFADNSRSDGSDRLFKLRPLIQLLSRNFKKFTPGEKVVIDESMVLFRGRTILRQYNPSKSHKYGLKVYKLCSVDGYTWEFMIYKGKGDNAPGIEHAEYITRALMDGLLSEGRTLYIDNFYSSVPLSRYLLGKSTYVCGTLRVNRKYVPKSVTRKKLKKGEVAAQQNSEGIKVIKWKDQRDVLMLTTVPEYTKELVKTGKIKRGVEREKPQCILDYNAAKKGVDYSDQMASYYSPLRKVKKWYKKAAFELLLGTAIVNSYILFNKFHTNKPISIKKFRESVVLSLLTGKPTEDIKIGKDFSPIGGKRSLHVLVELDGKCRDVRKRCRGCYELLSKNEGSQIAARKARRVKTVCGQCEGKPHLCPSCFERLHSKEY, encoded by the coding sequence ATGGCTAGGAATAAATTTGAGCTGATCCTACGATTTATACACTTTGCAGATAATAGTCGCTCAGATGGAAGTGATAGACTTTTCAAACTGCGGCCACTGATTCAGCTTTTgtcaagaaactttaaaaaattcacaCCTGGTGAGAAGGTTGTAATAGATGAAAGTATGGTTTTATTTAGAGGTCGAACAATATTACGGCAATATAATCCAAGTAAAAGTCACAAATATGGATTGAAAGTCTATAAATTGTGCTCAGTGGATGGATATACTTGGGAATTCATGATTTACAAAGGGAAAGGTGATAATGCTCCAGGAATAGAGCATGCAGAGTATATAACTCGGGCACTAATGGATGGACTTCTTAGTGAAGGTAGAACACTTTATATAGACAATTTCTATTCTTCAGTGCCATTGTCTAGGTACCTTTTAGGAAAATCAACTTATGTCTGTGGAACACTGAGAGTGAACAGAAAGTATGTTCCAAAATCTGTGACAcgcaaaaaactgaaaaaaggtgaAGTAGCAGCACAGCAGAATTCTGAAGGCATAAAAGTTATAAAGTGGAAGGATCAACGTGATGTTCTTATGCTAACAACTGTCCCTGAATATACCAAAGAATTAgtcaaaactggtaaaataaaACGTGGTGTAGAGAGAGAAAAGCCGCAATGTATCTTGGATTATAATGCAGCCAAAAAAGGAGTGGACTACTCTGACCAGATGGCCTCATATTACTCACCCCTCAGAAAAGTTAAGAAGTGGTACAAGAAAGCAGCTTTTGAGCTTCTTCTTGGGACAGCTATAGTAAATTCATATATTCTCTTCAACAAGTTTCACACAAACAAACCAATTTCAATAAAGAAATTTAGAGAATCTGTAGTACTGTCACTTTTGACAGGTAAACCAACTGAAGACATAAAGATTGGAAAGGATTTTTCACCCATTGGGGGGAAAAGGTCACTTCATGTTTTAGTTGAGTTAGATGGAAAATGTAGAGATGTGAGAAAAAGATGCAGAGGTTGCTATGAGTTACTTAGTAAGAATGAAGGAAGCCAAATCGCAGCACGCAAAGCAAGAAGAGTAAAGACAGTGTGTGGTCAATGTGAAGGCAAGCCTCATTTATGCCCATCATGCTTTGAAAGACTTCATTCAAAGGAGTACTAA